The following nucleotide sequence is from Prosthecobacter dejongeii.
CTCCCTCGTCCGTTTCAAAGATGAAAACACAGGTGCCCAGTTGGATACGATCCCCATGGCGCAACGCCCGGGCTGTTGTCACGGCCACGTCATTGACGAAGCTGCCATTGGCACTGCCGAGGTCTGAGACCCAAAAAAGGTTCCCATCCCGGCGAATGGTGGCGTGCTGCCGGGAAACGCCTGCATCCGTCAGCCGAATGGTGGCATCGGGGCTACGGCCCAGGAGAGTGAAGTCCTCGAGTGAGTACTCCACTCCTTTGTCGTGAGCTCGGAGAAAGGCAGGCATGATGATTTAATCGGACAACTGTTGAAGCAACTAGCGAGCGGGAAGTCAAGCCCGCAGGCGGAAGTTTTCCGAAATACGTCTTTTCTACCGCTCTTGAGCCGTCAATGGACGCGTTTCTGCTCCATCTTGTTCGAAAAATCAGTTCCCCAGCTTGATTTCGTGCCAGTAGGCGAATTCGAAGTGCCAGTCAGTGGCCTGGGCCTCCAGCTTCACGGTGATTTTTTTCCCCACATGGGCACTGAGATCCACCGCCACCTCCTTCCACCGGGGTTTGTCATGGCCCACGGTCATTTCTTGGACGATCTGGCCATTGACGCGGACGATGAGTTTCCAGTCGCCCCGATCATCCGCCGCCACGGCAAAGCGTAAGCGTTTTTTTCCCGGTGAGGGGGTAAGCGTGCGCTCGAAACTGGCGGGTTTCTTGCGGTCCTCAAAGGGGTGAAACATGAGGACATTGCTGCGGCCGTAGTAGTCCGCCAGTTTCACTGGCGTGCGCTCGAAATCGGGCGCGTCCACCTTCCAGTCGGGGTTCCACAAACTCACGCTTTCCCAGTCAATGGCTCGCCAGTTGGTCTTGGGCTTGCCTGGGGTGGCCGGGGCGGCCTCGACCCCGCGAGTGAGCAGGTCTTTTTTCTCTTTCGTCAGCGGCCCCTCCTCGGGTGGTGCTAGGATGTACCAGATCATGTCGCGGAACATCTCATCCGGCAGCGCCCCAAAACCCATGGGCATGAGGCTCTGCTTCGTATTCGTCAGGCTGGCCACCTGATCCCGCGATACGATCTGCGCGGCCCCACCTGCGCCCAGGAGTTTCACATGGCTGGGCGTATCCTCTACCATACGTCCGGCGAGGGTGCGGCCATCCTTCGTCGCCACGATGATGTTTTCATAGCCGTTGCCGATGATCTGGTTGGGATCAATGACGTTGGCCAAAAGCGCGTCCAGGTTGCTGCGTCCGCTGCCGATGAGGTCTGGCCCCACCTTTTGACCTCCGCCGTGGAACTCATGGCAGACCATGCAGGTGGCCTGGAACATCAGCTTACCATCGGCCAGGTTTGGCTCGCCCGTCAGAGCGGCTTTTTTCTTCGCGGCAATGAGGGCTTTGACATCCTCGGAGGAGTCTTTCCACACGCCGATGACTTCTCCCGCTCGGGCTTTGATCTTCGGGTCTGAATGGTTCGTCAAAGACCGCGCCACCGTCATGGGCAGATCCCCACGCGCCACCGTGCCTGCGGCCATGGCCTCCAGTAAAGCGCGCGACCACACGGACCGCGAAGCCAGCGACTCCGCCGTGGCGATGCGTTCCTGCGGATTCAGCGCCTTCCATAAACCCAGGGCATCCTGGGCAAAGGCATCGCCCCCCAGATCCACCGCCGCGCGCATGGCCTCGATCATGAGGGCAGGCTCCGGTTTGTTCTTCATCAGCGTCGCATAGCCTGCTTTGGCCGCCTCCGTTTTGACCTGGCGCAGGGACTGCAAGGCGGCTCGACGCGCGCTGACAGACTGCTTGCCGTCCAGCAAGGTCTGCACCACCTGACCAATCGCTTCGGGGTCACCCCACAGGACGGAAAGCTGCTGCGCCTGGGCCTTCACCTTGTCATCCTTATGGTTACGCCATTCAGAGAGACTGGCGGAGGCATCCAACGTCGGTTTGATGATGCCGCCTTCTTGGCCTTTCACCAGGCCTTCGAGTGCCTGTGCCAGCAACGTGTCATGCGCCGCGATCTTTTGACAAAAGCCGATAGCAAGATCCAAGTTCTTAGCATCCCGCGTGTCGCACAGGCGGCGCATGGCTTTGTGACTCAGGATGTGGGAGAGAGGTTGTGTTTCTGGAGCCAAGGCCATCACTCCTAGCAGTGTCTCTTCAGCATCTGTGGCAAGCCCGTGCTCGATGACCATCCAAATTTGCAAAGCCAGAAGGCGATCATGTTGGCTGGCGGAAGTTTTGACGAGGTTCCCCATCTGGTTATGCATCCGCACCAAAGGTCGCCAATGTTTGTTAGCGGAGGCCAGAGGTCGGTTGGTGGTGAGATCCCCCGCACTCCCCTGCCGCATGGCCGTGGCTACAGCCGAGCGAACACTCATCTCTGGATCGGCTTCCAGTTTAGCGAGACGCTGTAAATCTACCGTCAGGGCTGCCATAGCCTCTTTCTCGGCTGGGGACGACTTTAAAACATCGCTGTCGGAAACAGTCGCCAGATGCAGATCCGCCGCATGGAAACGTTCACCGCTCAACCTTGCCACCCAGGCACGAACGGCAGGGGCGGCATGTTGAGTGAGTTGGTCGAGGAACGCAGCCTCAAGCTGATTCGTTTGATGGAGGCTCCACAAAGCTTCGAGAGCGAGGGCTGGGGAAGTGGTTTGGCCTAACAAGGTTTCCATTTCTCTCTGAGCAGCCTCGTCTGGCCTTTCCACGAGCATCCTTCGGGCAGTGCGCCGCATCCAGTTATTCGGGTGTTCCAGGTTCTTCACTAACTCCTCCACCGTCAGCTTTTTCAGGTCCAGGGGTTCCTGTTTTGTAGTTCCGCGTTTAGGCGGCTCAGAACCGGCTGAGACTACAATACGCCAAATACGGCCCCGGTCTCGGTCCACGCCTTCAGGGTTCGCCTTGGCATTCTGGTAGCATGGGTACTTGTCGCACCAGTCCATGATCCACAGGTTTCCATCGGGGCCGGTCTGGGTGGAAACGGGACGGAACCAGCCATCGTTGGCGCGCAGGAAGTCGCGGCGGGGTTCGCACTTGAAGGTAGCACCCACGGGGGTCAGCACCTCCTCATGGATGGCGTTGTCATGGATGTTGCCAATGAAGGCATGGCCATGCGTGTCTGCCGGATAAACACCGCCCTGGTAAATCTGCACGCCGGCATAAGCGGCACGGAAGTGTTTGTGCTTCACGATGCTGGGGATCAGCTCATAGGAGTAAGGATTCTCCGGCGCACCACCCTGCCTCACGTAGATGCCACCGGGGGCCATGTGGAAGAAGTGATCAATGACACAGGCGCTGATGAAAAAATTCCCCGCCGCATCGTAGTCGCAGCCCCAGGGATTGCTGGTGCCATCGGCAAAGACCTCGAACTCCCATGCGCTTTCTTTTTCCCGCGAAGTGGGCCGCGCTCGGCCAATGCCCGCATCAAATTTAAAGCCCTCCTTTTCCGGCTGCCCGGGGCGGCGCACCTTGCTGTTGGTGAAGACGCCGTGGGTCATGTAAAGCCAGCCGTCCGGGCCCCAAGTAAAACTATTCACCAGCTCATGCGTGTCTTCACGGCCAAAGCCCGTGAGGCACACGCGCCAGGCCTCCGGTTTGTCATCGCCATCCTCATCACGAAAATGAATGAGGTGCGGCTGCTGGCCCACATAGATGCCACCGTCCCCGCACAGGATGGCACTGGCTAGGTTGAGTCCCTCGACAAAAACCGTGCGCTTGTCCGCCACACCATCGTTGTCCGTGTCTTCCAGAATGATGACGCGATCTCTCGGGATCGCACCCTTGGTCTGAGGCAGAGGATGGTACTGGTCATCATTCGCCTCGCCGCCAAAGGGAGCGGGATGTTCTGACCCATTCGGGTATTCGTAAGCCTCCACCACCCAAAGACGGCCCCGGTGATCCCAGGTCATGGCCACAGGATTTTGCACCATGGGTTCATGGGCAAAACAGCGCACCTCATACCCCTCGGGCACGGTCATTTTCGCCCGCGCTTCTTCTGGCGTGGGGCAGATCTCGGAGGCCGGGGTGTAGGCCCCCACCAATTCCTTGGCATGAGCACTGCCCAGGGTCAGCCCGGAGGTCAGCAGCAGTAAAAGGGACATCTTCATGGTTGATAGAGAGAGTACCGACTCTGACCGAGAGGCTAACAGACAAATTTTAGGACAAATCGGCCATTTACCTTCCCCGACACGCTTTGTGCTGGCGCGGTGGGCGGGCGGCGTATGGTATCCCATGCGGTTCGTTTTCCTTCTTCCTTTTTGCGGTCTCAGCCTATCGTCCTTGGTGGCAGCGGATTGGCCTCAGTTTCTCGGGCCTCAGCGCCAGGGTATCGCAGCAGCGGAAGAGCCTGCTTTAAAAGGTCCCTTCAAGAGTGAGCCAGATCAGCTTTGGGAAAAATCGGTCGGGGCGGGATTTGCGGGCCCCGTCGTCAGCGGCGGCAAGGTGATCCTCTTTCACCGCGAAGGCAGCGACATGACCACGGAAGCGGTGGAGGCCAAGACGGGCAAACCCCTGTGGCGCACCACCTATGTGACGGACTACGTGGACAGCTTCGGTTTTGACAACGGGCCGCGCGCGGTGCCTGCCGTGGCTGAGGGGAAGGTCTTCACCCATGGTCCAGAGGGGCGTGTGACGGCGCTGGATCTGGAGACGGGCAAGGAACTGTGGGCCTATGACACCGCCTCCGCCGTGAATTCGCAGCCGGGTTTCTTTGGCCGTGCACCCTCTCCTCTGGTGGTTGCCGGAAAAGTCATCATCGCCGCGGGTGGCAGCCTGGGCGACAAACCAGCGGGCCTCATCGCGCTGGATACCCAAACGGGCAAACTCGTCTGGAACAGTGTGGAAGATGAAGCTGGTTATGCCTCCCCGGTGATGCTGGGTGAAACCGTGCTGGCCTGGATGCGTAACAAACTTTGGTTAGTCAATCCAGAGACGGGTTTTGTGCTCGATTCCCTGCCCCTGCGCGCCAGCATGGAGGCCTCCGTCAATGCTGCGACTCCAGTCCCCTGCGGCGAAGGCCAGTGGTTTGTCTCGGCAGGTTATGGCGTGGGGGCGAATCTCTTCAAGATCACGCCGTTTCAGCAGCCTGCGTTTGAGGCGGTATGGCAAAAGCAAAAGACGCTGGACTGCCACTACAGCACACCCATTTTTAAAGACGGGCATCTTTACGGCTTCGATGGCCGCCAGGAAACAGGGCAGACGCTGCGCTGCATCGAGGTGGCCACAGGCAAGGTCTGCTGGGACTCTCCGGGCATCCCCGGCGGCACACTGCTGCGGGTGGGGGATCAGCTCCTCGTCGTCACGGAGCAGGGTGAGCTATGGATCGTCAAAGGCTCTCCAGATAAGTTTGATCAAGTCGCCACCGTGCAGATCCTGCGCTCCAGCCACCGCAGCCATGCGGCCTTTGCCAATGGCGTCCTGTATGCGCGGGATACGGAAAAGGTGGTGGCCATCCGGCTAGGGGCGGAGTGACAGCATTTGCCCTGCCGCCATCTCCGGCCAAAGTGCGCCCATGTCCCTCAGTCGTTTTTATCTCCCCGCCTCCGAATGGCAGCCAGAGGCCCTTAGCCTAACCGGGGACGAGGCCGCCCACTGTGCTCGCGTCCTGCGTAGGCAGGTGGGAGATGTGGTGGAAGTCTTCGATGGCGAAGGCCGTGTGGCCCAGGCCACGATCACGGCGGTGAGCAAAAGCAGCGTTCAGTTGTGCCCTACCTCGGACACGCGCCATGCGCCTCTGCCCTATCGCATCCACCTGCTGCCTGCCATGATCAAGGCCGAGCCCTTCGAGTGGCTGCTGGAGAAAGCGGTGGAGCTGGGTGCGACGAGCATTCAACCCCTCGTCACCGAGCGCACCGTGGTGCATCTGGCGGGCGAGCATCTGGACAAAAAGATGGCCAAATGGCGCCGCCACATGATCGAGTCTGCCAAGCAGTGCCATACGCCCTTTGTGACCCGCTTGGAAAAACCCCGGTCCTTTGCCCAAGTGATCGCCAGCCTGCCCGCAGACAGCCTCAAAGTCCTGCCCGCCCTCAGCGAGCACAGCCGCACCCTGCATGGCATCGCCAGCGGTCACCGCGAGGCCTACATCGCCATCGGTCCTGAGGGAGATTTTAGCCCGGCCGAGGAAGCCCTGGCCCAGCAGCAAGGTTTCATCCCCGTGACGCTCGGCCCCTTGATTTTACGCGCCGAAACCGCCGTGGTCTCTGCGCTGGCAGTACTGGGGCATGAGTTCTCAGGCCGGGAGCAGTAAGTCTGCGACCTGAAATTCTAAACTCGGGAGACAGCTTAGAGCCACGGAATCGCCATGAGCGACGATGCGGGTCTGGCGGAATTCCTCACCTTCAGGATCGCGAAACATGCGGATTCGGCTGCTTTCCAGATCAATGACCCAATACTCCTGAATGCCAGCCTTGGCATACACCCGAGCTTTGTCGCCGATGTCATGACTCAACGTGGTGTCTGCGACTTCAACGATCAGAAGCGTTTCCTCAGGGCCTGGAGGCGCTTTGAGGAAATCGAGTTCCGAGCCCTTAACAATGCTGATGTCAGGCAAAGGTTCCGAAACACGACTGATGCGGATCGGGTTTTGCTCCTGAAGTGTGACCCCACTAGGCAAAAAAGAACTGAGCACTCGGGTGAGGCGATTGGTTTGGGCCGCATGTCTATGTCCAATGGGCATAAGCTCAAAGATTTCTCCATTTAGCAGTTCCAGCCGCGCATGATTTTCCCCCAGCAGCCCCGTGCGGGCCATTTCATGAAACGCATCTGCCGTAAAGACGAACCTCCGCGGCAGACCAGGCAGTTTTAGCCCGGCATTTGATGGAGCTTCAAGGACTTGCATGATGGACAAGATTACAAGGCGGGGCCAGTTTCAGCAAATTCTATCCTCACATGTCCACACCCGCACTCGATTGGCTCTACAGCACGCAACTTTACGGCATCAAACTCGGTCTCGAGAATGTCCATAAGCTGCTGGAGGCCATGGCATTGCCGCAGGCGGGCATGAAGTTCATCCACGTGGCAGGCACCAATGGCAAGGGCAGCACCTGTGCCTTCATGCACGCCATTTTAAAGGAGTCTGGCATCTCCGCAGGGCTCTTTACCTCGCCTCATTTGATCCGCTTCAACGAGCGCATCCGCGATACAGAGCGTGAGATCTCTGA
It contains:
- a CDS encoding PQQ-binding-like beta-propeller repeat protein → MRFVFLLPFCGLSLSSLVAADWPQFLGPQRQGIAAAEEPALKGPFKSEPDQLWEKSVGAGFAGPVVSGGKVILFHREGSDMTTEAVEAKTGKPLWRTTYVTDYVDSFGFDNGPRAVPAVAEGKVFTHGPEGRVTALDLETGKELWAYDTASAVNSQPGFFGRAPSPLVVAGKVIIAAGGSLGDKPAGLIALDTQTGKLVWNSVEDEAGYASPVMLGETVLAWMRNKLWLVNPETGFVLDSLPLRASMEASVNAATPVPCGEGQWFVSAGYGVGANLFKITPFQQPAFEAVWQKQKTLDCHYSTPIFKDGHLYGFDGRQETGQTLRCIEVATGKVCWDSPGIPGGTLLRVGDQLLVVTEQGELWIVKGSPDKFDQVATVQILRSSHRSHAAFANGVLYARDTEKVVAIRLGAE
- a CDS encoding Uma2 family endonuclease, which encodes MQVLEAPSNAGLKLPGLPRRFVFTADAFHEMARTGLLGENHARLELLNGEIFELMPIGHRHAAQTNRLTRVLSSFLPSGVTLQEQNPIRISRVSEPLPDISIVKGSELDFLKAPPGPEETLLIVEVADTTLSHDIGDKARVYAKAGIQEYWVIDLESSRIRMFRDPEGEEFRQTRIVAHGDSVALSCLPSLEFQVADLLLPA
- a CDS encoding PVC-type heme-binding CxxCH protein; this translates as MKMSLLLLLTSGLTLGSAHAKELVGAYTPASEICPTPEEARAKMTVPEGYEVRCFAHEPMVQNPVAMTWDHRGRLWVVEAYEYPNGSEHPAPFGGEANDDQYHPLPQTKGAIPRDRVIILEDTDNDGVADKRTVFVEGLNLASAILCGDGGIYVGQQPHLIHFRDEDGDDKPEAWRVCLTGFGREDTHELVNSFTWGPDGWLYMTHGVFTNSKVRRPGQPEKEGFKFDAGIGRARPTSREKESAWEFEVFADGTSNPWGCDYDAAGNFFISACVIDHFFHMAPGGIYVRQGGAPENPYSYELIPSIVKHKHFRAAYAGVQIYQGGVYPADTHGHAFIGNIHDNAIHEEVLTPVGATFKCEPRRDFLRANDGWFRPVSTQTGPDGNLWIMDWCDKYPCYQNAKANPEGVDRDRGRIWRIVVSAGSEPPKRGTTKQEPLDLKKLTVEELVKNLEHPNNWMRRTARRMLVERPDEAAQREMETLLGQTTSPALALEALWSLHQTNQLEAAFLDQLTQHAAPAVRAWVARLSGERFHAADLHLATVSDSDVLKSSPAEKEAMAALTVDLQRLAKLEADPEMSVRSAVATAMRQGSAGDLTTNRPLASANKHWRPLVRMHNQMGNLVKTSASQHDRLLALQIWMVIEHGLATDAEETLLGVMALAPETQPLSHILSHKAMRRLCDTRDAKNLDLAIGFCQKIAAHDTLLAQALEGLVKGQEGGIIKPTLDASASLSEWRNHKDDKVKAQAQQLSVLWGDPEAIGQVVQTLLDGKQSVSARRAALQSLRQVKTEAAKAGYATLMKNKPEPALMIEAMRAAVDLGGDAFAQDALGLWKALNPQERIATAESLASRSVWSRALLEAMAAGTVARGDLPMTVARSLTNHSDPKIKARAGEVIGVWKDSSEDVKALIAAKKKAALTGEPNLADGKLMFQATCMVCHEFHGGGQKVGPDLIGSGRSNLDALLANVIDPNQIIGNGYENIIVATKDGRTLAGRMVEDTPSHVKLLGAGGAAQIVSRDQVASLTNTKQSLMPMGFGALPDEMFRDMIWYILAPPEEGPLTKEKKDLLTRGVEAAPATPGKPKTNWRAIDWESVSLWNPDWKVDAPDFERTPVKLADYYGRSNVLMFHPFEDRKKPASFERTLTPSPGKKRLRFAVAADDRGDWKLIVRVNGQIVQEMTVGHDKPRWKEVAVDLSAHVGKKITVKLEAQATDWHFEFAYWHEIKLGN
- a CDS encoding 16S rRNA (uracil(1498)-N(3))-methyltransferase, whose translation is MSLSRFYLPASEWQPEALSLTGDEAAHCARVLRRQVGDVVEVFDGEGRVAQATITAVSKSSVQLCPTSDTRHAPLPYRIHLLPAMIKAEPFEWLLEKAVELGATSIQPLVTERTVVHLAGEHLDKKMAKWRRHMIESAKQCHTPFVTRLEKPRSFAQVIASLPADSLKVLPALSEHSRTLHGIASGHREAYIAIGPEGDFSPAEEALAQQQGFIPVTLGPLILRAETAVVSALAVLGHEFSGREQ